The following coding sequences lie in one Gemmatimonadota bacterium genomic window:
- a CDS encoding alpha/beta fold hydrolase, with protein sequence MIVPLAGVVVGALGSSAWALNRMALATLRPPVRPVQRTPSDAGLVHEEVEFSSGGLTLRGWWIEGSPRAEAPAAVLVHGWAANAGRMMPVAEALVAAGVSVLAFDVRGHGRSDAASVVTLRHYRDDVQAALRFLAERRPGGRTVLVGHSMGGAAAILATADGHPVGALALLAAPADLLEVTQGWMRDNGVPGHFAVPLLLPFWRLQTGEPWSRLRPEERIAEVSVPTLIVQGGADRRVPPIHADRLAERREVPITRVEDADHMGLLEREVTHRALLSLIRGLEGSTA encoded by the coding sequence ATCGTTCCCCTGGCAGGCGTAGTGGTAGGCGCGCTGGGCAGCAGCGCCTGGGCCCTCAATCGCATGGCTCTGGCTACGCTGCGTCCACCGGTTCGCCCCGTGCAGCGCACGCCGAGTGACGCCGGGCTGGTTCATGAGGAGGTCGAGTTCTCCTCCGGCGGTCTCACGCTGCGGGGCTGGTGGATCGAGGGCTCCCCGCGCGCTGAGGCGCCAGCGGCCGTGTTGGTGCACGGCTGGGCGGCGAACGCCGGCCGGATGATGCCGGTCGCCGAGGCACTGGTGGCGGCCGGCGTGTCCGTGCTCGCCTTCGACGTGCGCGGTCACGGACGGAGCGACGCAGCCTCCGTGGTGACCCTTCGGCACTACCGCGACGACGTCCAGGCGGCGCTTCGCTTCCTCGCAGAGCGCCGTCCCGGGGGCCGCACCGTGTTGGTGGGCCATTCGATGGGGGGCGCTGCTGCGATTCTCGCCACGGCCGACGGCCATCCGGTGGGCGCCCTGGCTCTGCTCGCTGCCCCAGCGGACCTGCTGGAGGTCACACAGGGCTGGATGCGCGACAACGGAGTGCCCGGTCACTTCGCGGTGCCGCTGTTGCTGCCGTTCTGGAGACTCCAGACCGGAGAGCCCTGGAGCCGCCTGCGGCCGGAGGAACGCATCGCCGAGGTCTCGGTCCCGACGCTCATCGTGCAGGGCGGGGCCGACCGCAGGGTGCCGCCCATCCATGCGGATCGGTTGGCCGAGCGTCGGGAGGTGCCGATCACGCGGGTCGAGGACGCCGACCACATGGGGTTGCTGGAGCGCGAAGTGACGCACCGAGCGCTTCTGAGCCTCATCCGCGGGCTGGAAGGCTCGACCGCCTGA